The Candidatus Sysuiplasma jiujiangense genome has a segment encoding these proteins:
- a CDS encoding gamma-glutamyltransferase encodes MNEYSVASCHPLATRAGIEVLEEGGNAFDAVLAVSAALTVVQPHLNGLGGDFFAVTDDSGVMTVNGSGYAADLASSEFFREKGYGEIPKFGPHAAFVVPGMVSAWALLERHASMRLPILFRRAVQYARDGFRVQKSLSSSVSRAPYNDDDWMRIYHGIRENSILRQVELADTLESISKDSGHSFYHGEIAKRIEEDMIAKGGLMRFADLDEYGAEWKEPLSTRYRGYSVYTTPPNSQGATLIFWMNMLNRIKLDPPGTEGYYSAMMETMKKAYDYRARFIGDPSHVKLPSRVLMPDFDYAPLENLSAGPDSLSDTTAFSVYDGSAGISAIQSNYMGFGSGFNVHGTGINLSNRGSYFSLDKGHHNCVAPRRKTFHTLMATVCRGPGRIYLSSMGGDIQPQTNMQILSRVIDFDEDIQEAISAPRFCYPASIYGGARLISERGLKLPQSESVEYGSGLMGHAQGIFAGDSVSSGFDPRGDAFEQY; translated from the coding sequence ATGAACGAATATTCCGTGGCATCCTGCCACCCTCTGGCAACAAGGGCAGGCATCGAAGTCCTTGAGGAAGGAGGTAATGCGTTTGATGCCGTTCTGGCTGTAAGCGCGGCACTTACCGTTGTCCAGCCTCACTTGAACGGCCTCGGCGGCGATTTTTTTGCGGTAACTGACGATTCCGGCGTGATGACTGTAAACGGCAGTGGATATGCAGCGGACCTCGCCTCATCCGAGTTCTTTAGAGAAAAGGGCTATGGCGAAATACCGAAATTCGGACCGCACGCAGCTTTTGTGGTGCCGGGAATGGTTTCTGCCTGGGCTCTCCTGGAGCGACATGCGTCGATGAGGCTACCGATCCTTTTCAGGAGGGCGGTTCAGTACGCGAGAGATGGCTTCAGGGTCCAGAAGAGTCTTTCGAGTTCCGTGTCGAGAGCACCCTATAATGACGATGACTGGATGCGGATATATCATGGTATCCGCGAAAATTCCATTCTGAGACAGGTTGAACTTGCAGACACCCTGGAATCGATATCAAAGGATTCCGGGCATTCCTTTTATCACGGCGAGATCGCAAAAAGGATAGAGGAGGACATGATTGCAAAAGGGGGCCTGATGAGGTTCGCGGATCTTGATGAATACGGAGCTGAGTGGAAGGAGCCGTTGAGCACGCGATACCGTGGTTATTCCGTTTACACCACACCTCCCAATAGTCAGGGTGCGACGCTGATCTTCTGGATGAATATGCTTAATCGGATCAAACTGGATCCTCCCGGAACAGAGGGCTATTATTCCGCAATGATGGAGACGATGAAGAAGGCGTACGATTACAGGGCAAGATTCATCGGCGACCCTTCGCATGTCAAACTCCCGTCAAGGGTGCTCATGCCGGATTTCGACTATGCGCCTCTTGAAAACCTGTCTGCTGGGCCAGACTCACTTTCAGACACCACTGCATTCTCCGTTTATGACGGAAGCGCCGGCATCAGTGCAATACAGAGCAATTACATGGGGTTCGGCTCGGGTTTTAATGTTCATGGCACCGGAATAAATCTGAGCAACCGCGGCTCCTATTTCAGTCTTGACAAAGGGCATCATAATTGTGTGGCTCCGCGGAGGAAGACATTCCATACGCTGATGGCTACGGTGTGCAGGGGTCCGGGCAGAATCTACCTTAGTTCAATGGGCGGAGATATTCAGCCTCAGACAAACATGCAGATTCTATCAAGGGTGATCGATTTCGATGAGGATATCCAGGAGGCTATCTCGGCCCCCCGGTTCTGCTATCCGGCTTCCATTTACGGAGGCGCAAGGCTGATCTCGGAGAGGGGCCTCAAACTTCCACAGTCGGAAAGTGTTGAGTATGGCAGCGGTCTTATGGGTCATGCTCAGGGAATATTCGCCGGCGATTCAGTTTCAAGCGGATTTGATCCGCGTGGCGATGCCTTTGAACAATATTGA
- a CDS encoding M1 family metallopeptidase: MNVSRYNIELDIDFSKQNYTGSVEIHAEEVAGNIALDSEGLEIYEVATAGKKLGWKLVASSRKLLIYCGKHKKFRFSVRFAGKAKEGSLQGFYRSRYKGGYILTTQFEPTGARSFIPCFDNPTFKSVFRLKVKVDRGLSVISNMAVIGRHARGKKTEYLFSDTPRMSTYLLYLGIGKFEEQRHKSDGKEVIVASVPGQKGKGKFAIDTAVKCLREYEDYYGIAYPLDKLHLIGIPEYSVGAMENWGSITFRENLLYVDRSTSESNKRQAASVIAHEIAHQWFGNLVTMKWWNDLWLNESFATYMSYKITDKLYPEWNVWSDFLLFDTGPSMQGDSLRSTHPIDVKVREPEEISQIFDEISYGKGGSVLRMIDMYVGDRTFRKGVNKYLRKFRYSNASSHDFWNALRDASGMRIDTIMKAWITKPGYPVISVKSDKKGVTLEQRRFTFKESASKDRWPIPITYKSTGGEGRILFDRKSIHIAVGDPSDFLINESRSGYFRVEYDDDIYSSIYKKVRKMNPHARWGIISDLFAFLAAGRISEKLYFSFADLLSEDDNYLVVNEINSQLKTLCTLLPGPNPVSARYNKFCHLHLERIGIEGRGNEDRSLTVLRENLCDGLVMTDDKFAADLSQRFSGWNNLKPELKQAVAVAYARTYGASGLNKLIRALKDSKTDQDATKITISLASFRDESAVMKALELSFTGDLNIGHVPYVIISCSRNPDARRVLWKWFRSNDGKLIQAYSGTGLIAPMIEYIISGCGIVDPEDVRQYFAQKSIAEATRAARKGLEQLDINLSLIKKLDDIGNAA; the protein is encoded by the coding sequence ATGAATGTTTCGCGATACAACATTGAGCTCGATATAGATTTCAGCAAGCAAAACTACACCGGATCTGTTGAGATCCATGCAGAGGAAGTTGCAGGAAACATAGCCCTGGACTCCGAAGGGCTCGAAATATATGAAGTTGCTACGGCGGGAAAAAAGCTGGGATGGAAGCTGGTAGCGTCGAGTCGTAAACTGCTGATCTATTGCGGAAAGCACAAGAAATTCAGATTTAGCGTCAGGTTCGCCGGAAAGGCGAAAGAAGGATCTCTTCAGGGCTTTTACCGTTCAAGATATAAAGGGGGATATATACTTACGACACAATTCGAACCGACAGGTGCGAGATCATTCATCCCGTGCTTTGACAATCCCACCTTCAAATCCGTATTCAGGCTGAAGGTTAAGGTGGATCGCGGGCTTTCGGTCATTTCAAACATGGCGGTAATCGGAAGGCATGCCAGGGGGAAGAAGACCGAATATCTCTTTTCAGATACCCCCAGAATGTCGACCTACCTGCTTTACCTGGGCATCGGCAAATTCGAAGAACAAAGACACAAATCAGATGGAAAAGAAGTGATCGTCGCTTCCGTTCCAGGGCAGAAGGGCAAAGGGAAATTCGCAATCGACACGGCTGTCAAATGCCTCCGCGAATATGAAGATTACTACGGCATCGCATACCCTCTGGATAAACTTCACCTGATAGGCATACCCGAATACTCGGTTGGAGCGATGGAAAACTGGGGAAGCATCACGTTCAGAGAGAATCTGCTGTATGTCGACAGATCGACAAGCGAATCCAACAAGAGACAGGCTGCATCCGTGATAGCCCACGAGATAGCGCACCAGTGGTTCGGGAACCTGGTTACAATGAAGTGGTGGAATGATCTCTGGCTGAATGAGAGTTTCGCAACCTACATGAGCTATAAGATTACGGACAAACTGTATCCTGAATGGAATGTCTGGTCCGATTTCCTTCTTTTCGACACAGGCCCTTCTATGCAGGGCGACTCGCTGAGGAGCACCCATCCGATAGATGTTAAAGTCAGGGAACCTGAAGAGATCAGCCAGATTTTTGACGAAATAAGTTACGGAAAGGGCGGCAGTGTGCTGAGGATGATAGACATGTACGTTGGAGACAGAACGTTCAGGAAGGGTGTTAACAAGTACCTGAGAAAATTCCGGTATTCCAACGCATCCAGCCATGATTTCTGGAATGCGCTGAGGGATGCATCCGGAATGAGAATTGATACAATAATGAAAGCATGGATTACCAAGCCCGGCTATCCGGTAATCAGCGTGAAATCCGATAAGAAGGGTGTCACGCTCGAACAAAGGAGGTTCACATTTAAGGAAAGTGCAAGCAAAGACAGATGGCCCATTCCAATTACCTACAAATCTACAGGTGGTGAAGGGAGAATTCTGTTTGACAGGAAGAGCATCCATATTGCCGTCGGCGATCCATCGGACTTTCTTATCAATGAGTCCAGATCCGGATACTTCAGGGTGGAATACGATGATGACATCTATTCTTCGATTTACAAGAAAGTTCGGAAGATGAATCCGCATGCCCGATGGGGAATCATTTCTGATCTTTTTGCTTTCCTTGCTGCAGGCAGAATAAGCGAAAAACTCTATTTCAGCTTTGCAGACCTGCTTTCGGAGGATGACAACTACCTTGTTGTAAATGAGATTAACTCTCAGCTCAAGACACTCTGCACTCTTCTGCCCGGCCCCAATCCAGTCAGCGCAAGATACAATAAATTCTGTCACCTGCATCTGGAAAGGATTGGTATTGAGGGAAGAGGAAATGAGGACAGGAGTCTGACGGTGCTCAGGGAAAATCTGTGTGACGGACTGGTAATGACTGACGACAAATTTGCAGCCGATCTCTCTCAGCGATTCAGTGGCTGGAATAATCTGAAACCGGAACTGAAGCAGGCGGTTGCTGTAGCCTACGCCAGAACTTACGGTGCCTCAGGTTTGAATAAACTGATTCGTGCGCTGAAGGATTCAAAAACAGATCAGGATGCCACAAAGATCACCATATCCCTTGCTTCATTCAGGGACGAATCTGCCGTAATGAAGGCACTTGAACTGTCGTTCACTGGCGATCTCAATATCGGGCACGTTCCATATGTCATAATCAGCTGCAGCCGAAATCCGGACGCAAGGAGGGTACTCTGGAAATGGTTCAGGTCCAATGATGGAAAACTGATACAGGCTTATTCCGGGACCGGCCTCATCGCTCCGATGATTGAATACATCATAAGCGGCTGCGGCATAGTCGATCCGGAAGACGTGAGGCAGTACTTTGCACAAAAGAGCATAGCCGAGGCAACCAGAGCTGCGAGAAAGGGACTGGAGCAACTTGACATTAACCTGAGCCTGATAAAGAAGCTTGATGATATAGGGAATGCTGCATAA